A window from Opitutia bacterium ISCC 52 encodes these proteins:
- a CDS encoding phosphoribosyl-AMP cyclohydrolase, with translation MSKELEEGTELTLDFKKLRKVASGDADVVPAVAQDVESGEVIIVGYVNELALKTAREEGLATFWSTSRNELWIKGKTSGDYLELVDTRVNCEQNSILYRVRLKGVGSCHTRDAEGKHRHGCYYRRINGEGNLEFV, from the coding sequence ATGAGCAAGGAATTAGAAGAAGGAACAGAGTTGACCCTCGATTTTAAAAAGTTGAGGAAGGTTGCGTCTGGGGACGCAGATGTAGTCCCGGCTGTGGCCCAGGATGTGGAAAGTGGCGAAGTTATCATCGTTGGCTATGTGAATGAACTCGCTCTAAAGACAGCCCGGGAGGAAGGTCTCGCCACATTTTGGAGCACTTCCCGGAACGAGCTGTGGATTAAAGGAAAAACCTCGGGCGACTATTTGGAACTCGTGGATACGCGCGTCAATTGTGAGCAGAACTCTATTTTATACCGGGTGCGCCTGAAAGGTGTCGGTAGCTGTCACACGCGCGATGCTGAAGGGAAGCATCGCCATGGTTGTTATTACCGCCGCATCAATGGTGAGGGTAATCTCGAGTTTGTTTAG
- the acs gene encoding acetate--CoA ligase, with amino-acid sequence MDSQEINVVLHENRTFPPSKEFQDQAHIAGMDAYKELHKKSIENPDTFWAEAADELHWFKKWDRVMDDSDKPFYKWFTGGKTNLCYNCVDRHLDGPNRNKAAIIWEGEPGDSRVLTYYDLHREICKFANGLKSLGIKKGDRIAIYLPMIPELAMALLACARIGAVHSVVFAGFSADSIKDRILDMDAKWVITGDGAWRRGKPLHLKPIVDEAIEGLDCVEKVVVVQRDDNDTFDCDMKEDRDIDYHELVKDQPKECSAEELDSEDMLFLLYTSGTTGKPKGIMHTQGGYMVYTYLTAKYIFDLKPEDVYFCTADIGWITGHSYLVYGPLANAATCVMYEGAPNYPDNGRFWAIVEKYGATIFYTAPTAIRAFMKWGDQWPESYDLSSLRLLGTVGEPINPEAWMWYHEKIGSEKCPIVDTWWQTETGGVMLTPLPGVTSTKPGSATLPFFGVDAAVVNEAGEEKQAGLLTIRKPWPAITRGVYGDPERFKDTYWCNWDGKYYFPGDGAKIDEDGYFWVLGRVDDVVNVSGHRIGTAELESVYVEHPTVAESAVVGIKHEIKGQGLASFVTLREGIEGSDELKKELDELVAKKIGKFAKPEKIIFTIDLPKTRSGKIMRRLLRDIAEGRALGNVTTLADPSIVESLKGQYSED; translated from the coding sequence ATGGATTCCCAGGAAATCAATGTAGTCCTTCACGAGAATCGGACTTTCCCACCCTCAAAAGAATTTCAGGACCAGGCTCATATAGCCGGTATGGACGCCTACAAAGAGCTCCATAAAAAAAGTATTGAGAATCCGGATACCTTTTGGGCTGAAGCAGCAGATGAACTCCACTGGTTCAAGAAATGGGATCGGGTGATGGATGACTCCGACAAGCCTTTCTACAAATGGTTTACCGGTGGCAAGACGAACCTTTGCTACAATTGCGTGGACCGTCACCTGGATGGACCCAACCGAAACAAGGCTGCAATCATCTGGGAAGGCGAGCCTGGCGATAGTCGGGTTCTTACCTACTACGACCTACACCGGGAGATCTGCAAATTTGCCAACGGACTCAAGAGCCTAGGCATTAAAAAAGGCGATCGTATCGCGATCTACCTTCCCATGATTCCTGAACTGGCGATGGCACTGCTTGCCTGTGCAAGAATCGGCGCCGTTCACTCGGTTGTATTCGCTGGTTTTTCAGCAGACTCCATTAAAGACCGCATCCTGGATATGGACGCCAAATGGGTCATCACAGGCGATGGAGCCTGGCGTCGAGGTAAGCCCCTGCACTTGAAACCCATCGTTGATGAGGCCATTGAAGGCCTGGACTGCGTTGAAAAAGTGGTGGTCGTTCAACGTGACGACAACGACACTTTTGATTGCGACATGAAAGAAGATCGCGACATCGATTACCATGAACTGGTAAAGGATCAACCAAAGGAATGCTCAGCCGAGGAACTGGATAGTGAGGACATGTTGTTCCTACTCTATACCAGTGGCACCACAGGAAAGCCCAAGGGCATCATGCACACCCAGGGAGGCTATATGGTCTACACCTACCTGACAGCAAAATACATTTTCGACCTCAAGCCAGAGGACGTATACTTCTGTACCGCTGATATTGGTTGGATCACGGGTCACAGTTACCTGGTCTATGGCCCACTGGCGAATGCCGCCACCTGCGTCATGTATGAAGGAGCACCCAATTATCCAGACAACGGTCGCTTTTGGGCCATTGTCGAAAAGTATGGCGCCACCATTTTTTACACCGCACCTACTGCCATTCGCGCATTCATGAAGTGGGGTGACCAGTGGCCAGAATCCTATGACCTCAGCTCACTTCGCCTCCTGGGCACCGTGGGAGAACCGATCAATCCAGAGGCCTGGATGTGGTATCACGAAAAAATCGGTTCGGAAAAATGTCCGATCGTTGACACCTGGTGGCAGACAGAAACGGGTGGCGTGATGCTAACTCCGTTACCTGGCGTCACCTCGACCAAACCAGGTAGTGCCACTCTGCCATTCTTCGGCGTAGATGCCGCTGTAGTGAATGAAGCAGGCGAAGAAAAACAAGCGGGACTTCTCACCATTCGCAAGCCATGGCCAGCCATCACTCGTGGCGTCTATGGGGATCCCGAGAGATTCAAAGACACTTATTGGTGTAATTGGGACGGCAAATACTACTTTCCAGGTGATGGAGCCAAGATCGACGAAGACGGTTATTTCTGGGTTCTCGGCCGGGTCGATGACGTGGTGAACGTATCAGGCCACCGAATCGGAACCGCTGAGCTTGAATCTGTTTATGTTGAACACCCGACCGTTGCCGAATCGGCGGTCGTGGGAATTAAGCACGAAATCAAAGGACAAGGACTGGCTTCGTTTGTCACTCTTCGAGAAGGCATCGAAGGCAGCGACGAGTTAAAAAAGGAGCTTGATGAACTGGTTGCCAAAAAAATCGGCAAGTTCGCCAAGCCCGAGAAAATCATCTTTACGATCGACCTGCCCAAAACTCGAAGCGGGAAGATCATGCGACGTCTTTTAAGAGATATCGCAGAAGGACGAGCCCTGGGCAATGTAACTACTTTGGCGGATCCAAGCATCGTCGAAAGCCTCAAAGGACAATATTCCGAAGATTAG